CCCAGGTCGCCGGGCAGGCCGAGCGCGCCCGGCAGCCCCAGATCAGCCGGTTGGTCATCGAGCGGGCCGGCGGGCGCCGGGGTGTGCACTGTCGGTGCCGGTGGATCCGGCGCCACCGAGGCCGTCGGGGCCGACGGGGCCGACGGAACATCGACCGGGCCGGCGATCGCCGCAACCGGGACAGGCACGTTAGGCATTGCCACCTCGGGCCGAAGCACCGGTCCGAAATCCCCCGGAAGCGCGAACACCACACCCGCCCCAGGCTCGGCCGCCGTAATCGCGGCGCCGAATGCCGCAGCAATCCCGTCCTGCGCCGTTCGGATGGCCGCCACCCATTCGCCGCGAATATCGTTGTCCACGTAGGGCATTACCTGCTTGTCGACCACCTCGACGGCATCCTCCTCGTCGGTGCCGGAGCTCACCGCGTGGGCTGCCGCCAGCCAGGAAGGCCGGCGCGCGCCCACCCGTTCATCGACGGCCACCATCGCGGCGACCTTGACGTCGACCAACCGCCACAGCTCATCACGCAGCGCGCCACAGCCCGCGGCCGCGGAGCGCAACCGGGCGGTCAGCTGCGCGCCGGCCTCACAATGCTGACGCAGGAATTCCGCGGCGGCGTCGCCGCCCGGCCCCCGCCAGGCATTGGCCAGCTCGCCCAGTTGCTGTCGTTGCGAACGCACTGTGTCGTCGGCGGCGTCGGCGAGTGCATTCAGTGCGGCACAGTCGGTCTCGAGTGATCGCAGGTCCAGGCCGGCTTCGCTGTCGTAGCGGTCGACGAGCTGGCCGTCGTAGCCGGTGAGCTCCGGATGCCGGTATCCCCGTCGCCCGCAGGCCGACACGTAGGCCTGAGCGTGCGTGACCGCCTCGCGCCCCTCGGCCAGCCGGGCGGACACGTCGTATCGCTGGGCCACGTCAACCGACCCGTTCGGCAGCGCTGGCTTCGGCCTGTCCGTAACGCGCCAGCGCGGCCCGCAGTGCCGTGGCGATCTCGGTGTTGGCCCGCGACCAGCGCATCAACTCGGGCAACCAGGCCTGTAGCGCACGACGCAGCGACTCCCCTGCCCCGATATGGTCGCGCCCGGCAGTGACACCGTCGAATAGCAACCCGCCCAACCGGTTACGGGAAGCCGTATCAATGACCGATGCGGTCGCGTCGAAGTGGTCCGCCACCAAGCGCAGCGCGGAGGCGTCGAGGTAGAGCTGTTGTCGTCCCATACGGGTTTGACGCCGACAGCGCGGGAGGGGTTCCCGTTGGTTGCCCGAGACTCGCCGGGCTGGACTCAGTTCCGGGTGCGTACCGCGTCGGCGACGTCGGCCGCGATCCGGCGCGCGGTCTCCTCGTCGGAGGCTTCCACCATCACCCGGACGAGCTGCTCGGTTCCCGACGGGCGCAACAGGATTCGCCCAGTGTCACCGAGCTCGTCGGTGGCGCGCTGCACCGCATCGCGCACTGCCGGGCGGCCCACCGCCTCAGCCTTGTCCGTGACCTCGACATTGATCAGCACCTGCGGCAGCGTGCGCATCGCCGAGGCCAGGCCGGCCAGCGGAGTGCGGGTCTGCGCCATGCGCGCCATCAGACGCAGGCCGGTCATGATGCCGTCACCGGTGGTGGCCACCTGGGGCAGCACGATGTGGCCGGACTGCTCGCCGCCGAGGGTGAATCCGCCGGCACGCAGCTGTTCGAGGACGTAGCGGTCGCCGACGTCGGTGGTGTGCACCGTCACCCCGGCCTCGCGCATGGCCAGGTGTAGACCGAGATTGCTCATCACAGTCGCCACCAGGGTGTCGTCCGCCAGTTCGCCGGCGTCGCGCATGGCCAGGGCCAGCACGACCATGATGGCGTCACCGTCGATGACGTTGCCGTCAGCGTCGACGGCCAGGCAGCGGTCGGCGTCACCGTCGTGTGCCAGGCCCAGGTCGGCGCCGTGGTGACGCACCGCGGCACGCAACGGTTCCAGGTGCGTCGAGCCGCACCCCTCGTTGATGTTGAGCCCGTCGGGGTCGGCGTTGATGGTGATCACGGTGGCCCCGGCTGCCCGGTAGGCCCGCGGCGCCGCGTCCGATGCTGCGCCATGAGCGCAGTCCACCACGACGGTCAGGCCGTCCAGCCGGCTGGGATTGGACTCACTCAGGTGCCGCAGGTAGCAGTCCAGCGCATCCTTGGCGTCCACCACCCGGCCCAGCTCGGCGCCGATCGGGCGCAAGCCCGGTCCGGCGGCGACCAGGTCTTCGATCTGGTCCTCGGTCGCGTCGTCGAGCTTGTGTCCGCCGGGACCGAAGAATTTGATGCCGTTGTCGGGCATCGGGTTGTGCGAGGCGGAGATCATCACCCCGAAATCGGCTTCATACGCGCTGGTCAGATAGGCCACTGCCGGGGTCGGCAGCACACCGGCGCGTAACGCATGGACGCCCTGGCTGGTCAGCCCGGCGATGACCGCCGCTTCCAGCATCTCGCCGCTGGCCCGCGGGTCACGGCCGACGACGGCAACCCGGCGTCCGGTACCGGTGGAGAGCCGCTGCGCCGCCGCGCCGCCCAGCGCGACCGCCAGCTCGGCAGTCAGCTCGCGGTTGGCAACCCCGCGAACGCCGTCGGTGCCGAAAAGTCGACCCATAACTATCCTTTATCGCCGCGAGCGCGCGTATCCCCGACCCGACACGCCGGTATCAGAGAAGGAAACACGCACCCTCAAACGCAAGCCGGGGGCACCTTCCGCGTGCGGAAGGCACCCCCAACTCGCTGCCAAAGTGCAATCGCAGATCAGCGCTTGCTGTACTGCGGAGCCTTACGGGCCTTCTTGAGACCGTACTTCTTGCGCTCGGTGGCCCGGGGGTCACGAGTCAGGAAGCCGGCCTTCTTCAGCGCCGGACGGTCTTCGGGCTGGACGATGATCAGCGCGCGGGCCAGAGCCAGCCGCAGCGCACCGGCCTGGCCGGAGGGGCCGCCGCCGTCGAGGTGGGCGTAGACGTCGAAGCTGTCCACCCGGTCCACGGTGACCAGCGGGGCCTTGATCAGCTGCTGGTGCACCTTGTTGGGGAAGTAGGCCTCCAGGGTGCGCCCGTCCAGGTTGAACTTGCCGGTGCCGGGCACCAGGCGCACACGCACCACGGCCTCCTTGCGGCGGCCGACGGTCTGGATGGGACGACCCAGGTCGTGCGGCTCGTAAGCCGGCGCGACCTCTTCGTACACCTCTACGGTCTCGTCAACCACGGGGGCCTCGGCGGCCTCGGCGGTCTCGTCGATGGCCTCAGTACCTTCAAATGCAGTCTCGGTCATTGCGCCACCTGCTTGATTTCGAACGGGATCGGCTGCTGGGCGGTGTGCGGGTGCACCGGGCCGGCGTAGACGTGCAGCTTGCGCTGAATCTGACGCCCCAGCTTGTTGTGCGGGATCATCCCGAGGATCGCCTTCTCCACGACGCGGTCGGGACGGGTCTCCATCAGCTCACCGATGCTGCGCTTGCGCAGTCCGCCCGGGTAGCCCGAGTGGCGGTAAGCCATTTTCTTCTGCAATTTGTCGCCGCTGATGGCGACCTTGTCGGCGTTGATGATGATGACGAAGTCACCGCCGTCAACGTTCGGCGCGAATGTCGGCTTGTGCTTGCCGCGCAGCAGGGTTGCTGCCGCAACGGCGAGCCGGCCGAGCACCACGTCGGTGGCGTCGATGACATACCACGAACGTGTGGTGTCACCCGCCTTCGGCGCGTAGGTGGGCACAGCGCTTACCTCTTCTTTTAACTCGAGCCGGGGTTTCCCGGTTCTAGCGGATCCCGGTGCGAGCCGGGTGCCGGTCTGGCGGCGACACGTTGGTTCTCGGCGACCGACAGTGACCCGAGGACCCGCTGTGCCAGGAGGCACTGCACGCCAACGGTGCAGCTTACCGGCGGGGATCGGGGCGGGTCAAAACGGTCATCGACGGCGTTTGAGCCGGCGTGGCCCCGTCGGCTCTCCTCCGTCGGGGCCACACCGTGTTCGGGGGTGGCCTCTCCTACCTCCCCCAAGCTCCCGCGGCGCGACGATCGGCGTCGGCGACGTCGGCGGCACCGTCGCGCACGGCGCCGCCCAGGTCGAACAGGATCTGGTTCAGCGCGCTGACGGCGTGTTGCCATCGCAGCTGTTCAGCGTGGTAGGCGTCGGCTGCCTCCCGCGTCCAGACCTGCTGCAGGGGTGCGATCTGCGACCGCAGCTCCTCTAGTGACCCGTTGAGCCGGGCGGCCGTGGAGTGGATCTCTTGGCGGACGGCATATTCGATCTCGTCGAAGTTGTACGACAGTGCGGCGTCCATGTCCGGCCCGCTCAGATGCCGTCGCCGGCGGCGGCGATGTGGTGGGAGTGGGCCTGGGCGACCTCGCGCAGCGCCCGCTCGTTGTGGCGGATGGTCTCGGCGATCCGCGCCAGCGCGTGGTGCAGCTTCACCGATTCGGCGTTCCAGCGGTCCACGACATCCTGG
The window above is part of the Mycolicibacter sp. MU0102 genome. Proteins encoded here:
- a CDS encoding type VII secretion target — translated: MGRQQLYLDASALRLVADHFDATASVIDTASRNRLGGLLFDGVTAGRDHIGAGESLRRALQAWLPELMRWSRANTEIATALRAALARYGQAEASAAERVG
- the glmM gene encoding phosphoglucosamine mutase, whose amino-acid sequence is MGRLFGTDGVRGVANRELTAELAVALGGAAAQRLSTGTGRRVAVVGRDPRASGEMLEAAVIAGLTSQGVHALRAGVLPTPAVAYLTSAYEADFGVMISASHNPMPDNGIKFFGPGGHKLDDATEDQIEDLVAAGPGLRPIGAELGRVVDAKDALDCYLRHLSESNPSRLDGLTVVVDCAHGAASDAAPRAYRAAGATVITINADPDGLNINEGCGSTHLEPLRAAVRHHGADLGLAHDGDADRCLAVDADGNVIDGDAIMVVLALAMRDAGELADDTLVATVMSNLGLHLAMREAGVTVHTTDVGDRYVLEQLRAGGFTLGGEQSGHIVLPQVATTGDGIMTGLRLMARMAQTRTPLAGLASAMRTLPQVLINVEVTDKAEAVGRPAVRDAVQRATDELGDTGRILLRPSGTEQLVRVMVEASDEETARRIAADVADAVRTRN
- the rpsI gene encoding 30S ribosomal protein S9; the encoded protein is MTETAFEGTEAIDETAEAAEAPVVDETVEVYEEVAPAYEPHDLGRPIQTVGRRKEAVVRVRLVPGTGKFNLDGRTLEAYFPNKVHQQLIKAPLVTVDRVDSFDVYAHLDGGGPSGQAGALRLALARALIIVQPEDRPALKKAGFLTRDPRATERKKYGLKKARKAPQYSKR
- the rplM gene encoding 50S ribosomal protein L13; translated protein: MPTYAPKAGDTTRSWYVIDATDVVLGRLAVAAATLLRGKHKPTFAPNVDGGDFVIIINADKVAISGDKLQKKMAYRHSGYPGGLRKRSIGELMETRPDRVVEKAILGMIPHNKLGRQIQRKLHVYAGPVHPHTAQQPIPFEIKQVAQ
- a CDS encoding WXG100 family type VII secretion target, producing the protein MDAALSYNFDEIEYAVRQEIHSTAARLNGSLEELRSQIAPLQQVWTREAADAYHAEQLRWQHAVSALNQILFDLGGAVRDGAADVADADRRAAGAWGR